The genomic interval GATAGGTTTGAACCATTGTTTAGGTATAGTTGAACATTGCTCTGACCCCCGAGTTGCCCATTATTGGCACAGACCATATCAAGGTCACCATCATTATCAACATCGCCGAATGCAAGTTTCAAAGTATTCAAGGAATTTGCTGACTGCCAGTAAGGTGTTGATTCCAGCATTCCATTGGTATTGCGGTATATCAAATTTGGTCCGAGCTCTGCCACAAGACCGAGGTCTAAATCACCGTCATTGTCAATATCAACCCAGGAAACATCATAAAAATAGGAAGCGATATTTGACTGCCAGACAGGGAGTGTATCTAAAATTCCATTATTATTTAAATACACCTTCGCCTTCTGGGCACTATCACCATAAGACTCACCACAGGCAACAGCAAGGTCTAAATCACCATCTCCATCCATATCTCCAAACGCACAGGAAAATGAATTATCAAGGTCATGGGGCCTCCAGGAAGAAATTGATTGAAAAGTTCCCGATTGATTATAATAGAATTTGTCATATTGCGGGGTATAAGGATCGCCATAATTTGCCACAACAAGATCAGGATAACCATCATAATTTATATCTCCCAAACTGATATGTGCATTATATCCCACATCTGAAGACTGCCATCCTGCAACATGCTGGAGTGTATCATTATAATTATAGTTCACTTTATTTCTATTCTGTGCCATATCATTACCATTGCCACTAACAAAATCAATATCACCATCAAGGTCAACATCAACCAATGCACCGCCCGTTGAATAGTCTGTATCCGTTGATTCCCAGTTTGGTTGATTTGGATAGGGAATGATTGATAGGATAAAAATCACAAAAAACATTTATACCTCCTTGAATGTATAAAATAAAAGGGTAGAATGGCTCAAAAAACTATAAAGGGATAAATTGTTTGTAGATTTTAGTTGAGAAATGAAATAGGATTTAGTTATTAGGTTTAGTGAACAACAAACGATAACCAATGGACCAATCCCATTTCCAAACCAAAACCCAAGCCATTTATCATATCTTGCCATCTTTGTCCTCTTATCCCCTTTCGCATCGCCAAAAATTTCTATGGATAAATCTTTTCCAGCATCCTTGGAAATGGAATTGTTTCCCTCACATGAGGAATCTTACAAATCCAGGCAACGGTTCTTTCCACACCAAGTCCAAACCCACTATGGGGACAGGTTCCGAATTTTCGTAAATCAAGATACCATTTATATGCCTCTTCTGGAAGATTATTTTCTTTTAT from candidate division WOR-3 bacterium carries:
- a CDS encoding FG-GAP-like repeat-containing protein; the protein is MFFVIFILSIIPYPNQPNWESTDTDYSTGGALVDVDLDGDIDFVSGNGNDMAQNRNKVNYNYNDTLQHVAGWQSSDVGYNAHISLGDINYDGYPDLVVANYGDPYTPQYDKFYYNQSGTFQSISSWRPHDLDNSFSCAFGDMDGDGDLDLAVACGESYGDSAQKAKVYLNNNGILDTLPVWQSNIASYFYDVSWVDIDNDGDLDLGLVAELGPNLIYRNTNGMLESTPYWQSANSLNTLKLAFGDVDNDGDLDMVCANNGQLGGQSNVQLYLNNGSNLSTTPAWTSQNLTYYSCVALGDVDQDNDLDLAAGGWWESVKVFENTNGTFPQTPSWQWSPSNPYQLVCENIIFGDVDNTQPVSITNEPHIVTPAKRVFYLNKRWIKNITRVRRASGDLNRNQYCFSYTDGWVSIANIITQPETIWVDYTYSKNLDLLVTNWHQTRGNFLFLNTMSQCVAENNNDESIFFEFPNPSKGNFSIKTNLLNFKIKIFDISGRLILQQTKKNVELNTPGIYFVEIYHCGKRVKSEKLVIIK